The sequence TCGCCGTACCGGGAGGCGAGCAGGACCTGCGACGCGCACACCTTCTTCACCACCGGGTGCTTCTCCAGGGCCGCGTAATCGTGGGTGAGGGAGTCCACCGGCAGCGGGGCGATCGCGAAGGTCTCCCAGGAGTGCGACTCCTCGCAGCCGATCCGCTTGGCCGTCGCGTCACCCGAGATCACGACGAGGCCGCCCCAGCACTCGGCCTCCTTCACGCAGGCGGCCTGAGCGCCCGGCACCCCGGCGGCCGGACAGGCGGCCGTGACGGTGTCGACCTTCCCGGCCTCCGTGCCCGTACCGGGCTTGCCGATCTCGCCGGCCGTGTCCTGCCGCTGACCGGCGGGCGGCTCCCGGTCGCGGTTCTCCAGGAACATCACCCCGGCCCCGGCCAGCAGCAGGATCGTGAAGGCCACGGCCACCGCGACGAACACGCGGGAGTTCGACGTGCCCGGGGACGGGGCGCCCGCCGCCCGTGCTCCGGTGGTCGCCAGGTCCCGCGCTCCCGGAGAGGTCAGGTGCGCGCGCACCGGATCCCTGCCCGCCGCGCCCACCGCGCCCGCCGAGCGCGCCGGCGGCATGCCGTACGGCGAGGGCGGACCGGTCAACGGCGCCGCGGGGGGAGCGGCGGGAACGGAAGGAACGGAGGGGACGGGGCGCGGGGCGGCCGGCCGGGACGCCTGGGCGGCACGGTCCAGACGAAGGTCGGTGAGGGCGTCCCGCAGCGCCGCCACGGAGGGGGTGCGCCGGGCCGGGTCGCTGGCCATGGCCTGCCGGAGCACCTCGGTGAACTCCGCCGGCACATCCGGGATCTCGGGGACGGGCAGGCGGTGCAGGGCCATGATGACGGCGATGTTGGCCACGCCGCTCTCGGGGAAGCGCGGCGGGCGGCCCGACAGCAGCGCGTAGAGCGTGGCGGCGAGGGAGTAGACGTCCCCGGCGGTGGTGGGCTCGGTCAGCTCGAACGCCTCGGGCGGGGCATAGGCGGGGGTGAGCGACTCGCGCGTCACCGAGACCTCGCCGCCCGCGGACGGCATGGTGGCCAGGCCGAAGTCGGAGAGCACGACGTTGCCGTACCGGTTGATCAGGATGTTGGCGGGCTTGATGTCGCGGTGCAGCACCCCGGCGGCGTGCGCGGCGGACAGCGCGTCCGCGATCCGGGCGCCGATGTCGGCCACCTCGGCCGGGGCCAGCCGCCCCTCGGCCCGCATCCGGTCCAGCAGCGACCCGCCCGGGCACAGTTCCAGCACCATGTACGGCCGGCCGTCGGGCAGCACCCCGGCGTCATAGACGTGGGCGACGTGCGGGTGCCCGGAGAGCGCTCCCGCGGAGGTGACCTCGCGCATGAAGCGGCGCCTGTCCCGCTCCGAGACCAGCACCCGGTTGTCGACCTTGAGCGCGACCTCGCGCTCCACCGCCAACTGCCTGGCCCGGTAGACGATTCCGAAACCGCCCTGCCCGAGCACGCCGGACACCTCGTAGCCCGGCACCGTCACGGCACCTGCTTCGGCCACCCGCCACCTCCTGGAGAGATCGGCAGATTACCGGACTTATGACGACGAAGGTCGTCGCTTCCCAGCGTTCAGTGGGCAGAGGCGACCGCCGGGCCGGCGGGGCGATCCACGCGCCTGCCCGGTGCGGTCCTCCTGGCGGGGGCGATCCCCCTGGTGATCGCGGTCCCTCCGGTGATCACGGGCTGGATCGCCGGACTTCAGGCGGGCGGCGACGCGTCGCCGGCGAGGTCGGCCAGCAGGGCGTCCCAGCGCGCGCCCACGGCGTCGAGGTCGTAACGGGCGGCCGTGCGCACCGCGTTGCCGCCCAGCGTGCCGCGCAACCGCCGGTCCTCGATCAGGCGGCAGACGGCCTCGGCCAGATCCTGTGCCTTCTTGGTACGCACGAGCAGCCCGTCGTGCTCGTCGGTGATGATCTCCCTGGGACCGTGCGGGCAGTCGAAGCTCACCACGGGCACGCCCTTGCTCATCGCCTCCAGGATCGTCATGCCGAACCCCTCGTAGCGCGAGCTGACGACGTAGATCGACGACTTGGCCAGCTCGACCCCGATCTCCGGAGAACTGCCCATCAGGAACACCCGGTCCGCCAGACCCGCGTCCTCGATCCTGGTGCGGAGCTTCGTCTCGGCCTTCGCCGTACCGCCGCCGTAGATGCGCAGCACCCAGTCCGGATGCGCCGCCGCGACGTGTGCCCACGCCCTGACCAGACGGTCGAAGCCCTTGGCGTGCACCAGCCTGCCGATGGCGATGACGACCTTCTCCTCCAGAGGGGAGATGTCACCGGCCAGGTGGGGCAGGGCGTTGGGGATGCGCAGCAGCCGTCCCGGCGGATCGGCCCGCAGCGTCCTGGCGTACTGGCGCAGATCGGCGTCGGTGAGGGTCACGAAGGCGTCCAGCCTGCCGTACCGCCTCTTGATGAGCCGCCGGATCTCGGGGGAGTGGACGTCCAGGGCCACGTGCTCCTGGCCGACCGTGAGGACTCCCGGAGGCGCGAACAGCGCGGTGACCAGGTTGAACCCCGGCCGGGTGGAGATCACCACGCCGGTGCGCATGGACCGCAGGAAGGCGACCAGGCGCAGGTCGGTCCAGAGGGTGAGCGCGTGGTAGACGTTCTCCTGCTCCGGGACCAGCAGGCTCGGGAAGCGCGACAGCATCCGGGCGAGCCGGCCGCGGGGCCTGGTCCTGTCATCCAGGAACGACACCCGCACGCCGGGAGGCATCGGGAAGAAGGGCTCCTCCGCCGTCCGGACCACGCTGACGATCTCCACGTCGCGCTCCCGCGCCAGGTACGCGGCGAGGTTGAGCACGGTCCGGATGGTTCCGCCCATCCCGTAGGCGTGCTGCAGCACGATGCGGACCGTTCCCGTGTCCGGCGCGGGCGCACGCCGTGCCCGTCTCCCGTTGAGTCTCCTCAGCAGCCACAGTGCCCCGCGCCTGACCGCCCCGCGCATCTTCCCCGACAATTGAGAGCCCCCTTCTCAACCGCTTTCACCGCCGTACGGCTCGCTCCGGACGGAGGTTTCACCCTGCCCGGGAGCGCGTTGGATATGTGTAAGCCCCTCTTTTTTGGGACTTTTGGGACAGAACGCGAACCGTGGGCCCGTCCGAACGGCCGGCGATCGGGGCCATCGACGCCTCCGGGCATCTCCCGCCTATGCTGTTTCCCTCTGAGAGGGGAAGAGCGGTGAGCGGACGGGATCCCGACAGGCGGCGGGCGCTGCTGGACGCCGCGGACCGGGTGATCAGGCGGGAGGGGCCGGAGGCGTCGATGGCCTCGATCGCCGCCGAGGCGGGGATCACCAAACCCATCCTCTACCGGCATTTCGGCGACAAGAGCGGGCTCTACCAGGCCCTCGCCAACCGGCACGTCCGCACCGTGGTCAGCCTGCTGCGCCCGGAGTTCGACCGGGACAGGACGGACCTGCGCAGCCGTGCCCGGTCGACCATCACCGCCTATCTCGACATGATCGCCGCGAACCTCAACCTCTACCGTTTCCTGTTCCACCGGGCCGGCGCCGAGGACAGCCGTACCCACTCCCAGATGACCGCGATCGTGCGCAGCCTCGGTGAGGAGCTCGGCGCGGTGATCGCCGCGGAGTCCGCGGTCCCTGACCCGGTCCGTGCCCAGGTGCTGGGGCACGCCTTCGTCGGCATGGTCCAGGCCACCGGTGACTGGTGGCTGGAGCACCCCGAGGTGGACCGGGCGGAGGTCGTCGAGGGACTGGTCAGCGTGGTCGTCGCGACGATGTCCGCCACGCTGCCCCGCTGACCGGTTGTCAGTCCCGGCCGACGCGGTCGATTTGACGAGGTGGACCGGGGTCCATAAAGTTCACCAGGCCTGAGGGAGTCGGCGGCAGCGCCAAGATCTCAGGAACCCTCTCTGATCACATCCGCTCATTGAGATCATTGTGTCTCGATGAGGTCCGATTCGACACGAACCGGACAACGGAGTAAGTTAGAAGGGTTGCTCCGGAAACGGGGCGGTCGGAATTCCGGTAAGTCCAGCTAGATCAAGTCAAGTGGTTCCAAACGAGCCGGTTTGACACGAAAAAGCGGGCCTGAAAGAATAAAGACACAACGGAACGAACGAAACGCCCCGAAGTCGGGACCACGGTCACGGCGACGGAGAACGCGTCCGTTTCTTGAGAACTCAACAGTGTGTTAAAAGCCAGTGCATGAAGCACAACCCCGTCCAACCCATTTTTAGTGGGGGACGGATTCCTTTGGTTGATACATCCGATGCGAATCGGGTGCTTTCAGCTGGGAAAACCTTTCAAACATTGTTTGGAGAGTTTGATCCTGGCTCAGGACGAACGCTGGCGGCGTGCTTAACACATGCAAGTCGAGCGGAAAGGCCCTTCGGGGTACTCGAGCGGCGAACGGGTGAGTAACACGTGAGTAACCTGCCCCTGACTCTGGGATAAGCCCGGGAAACTGGGTCTAATACCGGATACGACCACTTCTCGCATGGGATGGTGGTGGAAAGTTTTTTCGGTTGGGGATGGACTCGCGGCCTATCAGCTTGTTGGTGGGGTAACGGCCTACCAAGGCGACGACGGGTAGCCGGCCTGAGAGGGCGACCGGCCACACTGGGACTGAGACACGGCCCAGACTCCTACGGGAGGCAGCAGTGGGGAATATTGCGCAATGGGCGAAAGCCTGACGCAGCGACGCCGCGTGGGGGATGACGGCCTTCGGGTTGTAAACCTCTTTCAGCAGGGACGAAGTTGACGTGTACCTGCAGAAGAAGCGCCGGCTAACTACGTGCCAGCAGCCGCGGTAATACGTAGGGCGCAAGCGTTGTCCGGAATTATTGGGCGTAAAGAGCTCGTAGGTGGCTTGTCACGTCGGGTGTGAAAGCTTGGGGCTTAACTCCAGGTCTGCATTCGATACGGGCTGGCTAGAGGTAGGTAGGGGAGAACGGAATTCCTGGTGTAGCGGTGAAATGCGCAGATATCAGGAGGAACACCGGTGGCGAAGGCGGTTCTCTGGGCCTTACCTGACGCTGAGGAGCGAAAGCGTGGGGAGCGAACAGGATTAGATACCCTGGTAGTCCACGCTGTAAACGTTGGGCGCTAGGTGTGGGGACCTTCCACGGTTTCCGCGCCGTAGCTAACGCATTAAGCGCCCCGCCTGGGGAGTACGGCCGCAAGGCTAAAACTCAAAGGAATTGACGGGGGCCCGCACAAGCGGCGGAGCATGTTGCTTAATTCGACGCAACGCGAAGAACCTTACCAAGGCTTGACATCGCCCGGAAACACTCAGAGATGGGTGCCTCTTCGGATCGGGTGACAGGTGGTGCATGGCTGTCGTCAGCTCGTGTCGTGAGATGTTGGGTTAAGTCCCGCAACGAGCGCAACCCTTGTTCAATGTTGCCAGCACGCTCCTTCGGGGGTGGTGGGGACTCATTGGAGACTGCCGGGGTCAACTCGGAGGAAGGTGGGGATGACGTCAAGTCATCATGCCCCTTATGTCTTGGGCTGCAAACATGCTACAATGGCCGGTACAGAGGGTTGCGATACCGTGAGGTGGAGCGAATCCCAAAAAGCCGGTCTCAGTTCGGATTGGGGTCTGCAACTCGACCCCATGAAGTCGGAGTCGCTAGTAATCGCAGATCAGCAACGCTGCGGTGAATACGTTCCCGGGCCTTGTACACACCGCCCGTCACGTCACGAAAGTCGGCAACACCCGAAGCCCGTGGCCCAACCAGCTTGTCTGGGGGGAGCGGTCGAAGGTGGGGCTGGCGATTGGGACGAAGTCGTAACAAGGTAGCCGTACCGGAAGGTGCGGCTGGATCACCTCCTTTCTAAGGAGCATCGACTGCGGCCACCTGGTGGTCCGTGGTCCATGTCATGTCTGCAGGCGAACGTTCTGCACGTGACGCGCTCATTAGTGGAGCACTGGCTACTCAACCGGACCGCATTCGCCGGGCCGCTAGTACCGCCTGTCTCTTCTTCGGAGGAGCTGGGAGTGGGAACGCCGGCTGCGGAGGGTCGGACTGGTTGGACACACTGTTGGGTCCTGAGGAAACGGACCGGGCGGGCCCGCTGAGGCGGGCTTGCTGTCTGTTTGACCTCGTGCGGGACCGGCCTTCTGTCAGACCGGCTCATCTTCAGGGTGGGTGTCTGGTGGCGGAGTGGGTTTGGTCGCTGTTTGTTGTTTGAGATTTGCATAGTGGACGCGAGCATCTTTGTGGCCAAGTTTTTTAGGGCACACGGTGGATGCCTTGGCATCAGGAGCCGATGAAGGACGTGGGAGGCTGCGTTAAGCCCCGGGGAGTCGCCAACCTGACTTTGATCCGGGGATGTCCGAATGGGGAAACCTAGCACCAGTCATGTGGTGTTGCCTCCGCCTGAATGTATAGGGCGGTTGGTGGTAACGCGGGGAAGTGAAACATCTCAGTACCCGTAGGAAGAGAAAACAATTTAGTGATTCCGTGAGTAGTGGTGAGCGAAAGCGGAAGAGGCTAAACCGTATGCGTGTGATAGCCGGCAGGCGTTGCGTGTGCGGGGTTGTGGGACCCTCTGGGAGAGGCTGCCGCTTCTCCAAGCAGTGAGAAATCGATGGGATAGCCGAAGTTTCTGGGAAGTTGCGCCGTAGACCGTGAGAGCCGGGTAGGCGAAATCTTGTCGACTGTTTGAGGGGATCCCAAGTAGCACGGGGCCCGAGAAATCCTGTGTGAATCTGCCAGGACCACCTGGTAAGCCTAAATACTCCCTGATGACCGATAGTGAACAAGTACCGTGAGGGAAAGGTGAAAAGCGCCCCGGTGAGGGGTCGTGAAATAGTACCTGAAACCGTGTGCCTACAAGCCGTAGGAGCGTAAACAGGCTTGCCTGTTTGTGATGTGACTGCGTGCCTTTTGAAGAATGAGCCTGCGAGTTATGGTGTGTGGCGAGGTTAACCCGTGTGGGGGAGCCGTAGCGAAAGCGAGTCTGAATAGGGCGTTTGAGTCGCATGCTGTAGACCCGAAGCGGAGTGATCTAGGCATGGGCAGGTTGAAGCGCGGGTAAGACCGCGTGGAGGACCGAACCCACCAGGGTTGAAAACCTGGGGGATGACCTGTGTTTAGGGGTGAAAGGCCAATCAAACTCCGTGATAGCTGGTTCTCCCCGAAATGCATTTAGGTGCAGCGTTGCGTGTTTCTTGCCGGAGGTAGAGCACTGGATGGCTAATGGGCCCGACAAGGTTACTGACGTCAGCCAAACTCCGAATGCCGGTAAGTGAGAGCGCAGCAGTGAGACTGCGGGGGATAAGCTCCGTAGTCGAGAGGGAAACAGCCCAGACCACCGACTAAGGCCCCTAAGCGTGTGCTAAGTGGGAAAGGATGTGGAGTCGCAGTGACAACCAGGAGGTTGGCTTAGAAGCAGCCATCCTTGAAAGAGTGCGTAATAGCTCACTGGTCAAGTGATTCCGCGCCGACAATGTAGCGGGGCTCAAGTACACCGCCGAAGTCGTGGCATTCACGCATTAACCGAGCCTTTGTGGTTTAGGTGTGTGGATGGGTAGGGGAGCGTCGTGCGGCCGGCGAAGCAGCAGAGTGATCTAGTTGTGGAGGCCGTGCGAGTGAGAATGCAGGCATGAGTAGCGAATCAGAAGTGAGAAACTTCTGCGCCGGATGACCAAGGGTTCCTGGGCCAGGCTAATCCGCCCAGGGTAAGTCGGGACCTAAGGCGAGGCCGACAGGCGTAGTCGATGGACAACGGGTTGATATTCCCGTACCCGCTACGATGCGCCAATACTGAATCCAGTGATACTAAGGGTCCTTAACTCGGTTGTCCCTTCGGGGACGGCGTCAGAGTGAACGCCTGGCCTGATCTGGTAGTAGGTAAGCGATGGGGTGACGCAGGAAGGTAGCCCAGCCCAGGCGATGGTAGTCCTGGGGTAAGCATGTAGGGAGAGAGGTAGGCAAATCCGCCTCTCATGTATCCTGAGATGTGATGCCGAGCCGATTGTGGCGAAGTGGGTGATCCTATTCTGCCGAGAAAAGCCTCTAGTGAGTGTCGTGGCGGCCCGTACCCGAAACCGACTCAGGTGGTCAGGTAGAGAATACCAAGGCGATCGGGTGAACTGTGGTTAAGGAACTCGGCAAATTGCCCCCGTAACTTCGGGAGAAGGGGGGCCTTCGCTGGTGATGAGTCTTGCACTCGGAGCTGGTGGGGGTCGCAGAGGCCAGGGGGAAGCGACTGTTTACTAAAAACACAGGTCCGTGCGAAGTCGTAAGACGATGTATACGGACTGACGCCTGCCCCGGTGCTGGAACGTTAAGGGGACCGGTTAGCTGCAGTAATGTGGCGAAGCTGAGAACTTAAGCGCCAGTAAACGGCGGTGGTAACTATAACCATCCTAAGGTAGCGAAATTCCTTGTCGGGTAAGTTCCGACCTGCACGAATGGCGTAACGACTTCCCCGCTGTCTCAACCGCAGACCCGGCGAAATTGCACTACGAGTAAAGATGCTCGTTACGCGCAGCAGGACGGAAAGACCCCGGGACCTTCACTACAGCTTGACATTGGCGTTTGGAACGTCTTGTGTAGGATAGGTGGGAGACTGTGAAGCTGTCACGCTAGTGGCGGTGGAGTCATTGGTGAAATACCACTCTGGTCGTTTTGAACGTCTAACTTCGGTCCGTGATCCGGATCAGGGACAGTGTCTGGTGGGTAGTTTAACTGGGGCGGTTGCCTCCTAAAGAGTAACGGAGGCGCCCAAAGGTTCCCTCAGCCTGGTTGGCAATCAGGTGTCGAGTGTAAGTGCACAAGGGAGCTTGACTGTGAGACCGACGGGTCGAGCAGGAGCGAAAGCTGGGACTAGTGATCCGGCGGTGGCTTGTGGAAGCGCCGTCGCTCAACGGCTAAAAGGTACCCCGGGGATAACAGGCTGATCTTCCCCAAGAGTCCATATCGACGGGATGGTTTGGCACCTCGATGTCGGCTCGTCGCATCCTGGGGCTGGAGTAGGTCCCAAGGGTTGGGCTGTTCGCCCATTAAAGCGGTACGCGAGCTGGGTTTAGAACGTCGCGAGACAGTTCGGTCCCTATCCGCTGCGCGCGCAGGAGACTTGAAAGGAGCTGTCCCTAGTACGAGAGGACCGGGACGGACGAACCTCTGGTGTGCCAGTTGTTCCGCCAGGAGCACGGCTGGTTGGCTACGTTCGGAAGGGATAACCGCTGAAAGCATCTAAGCGGGAAGCTCGCCTTGAGATGAGGTCTCCCACCACGTGAGTGGGTAAGGCCCCCAATAGACGATTGGGTTGATAGGCCGGAGGTGGAAGCACAGTAATGTGTGGAGCTGACCGGTACTAATAGGCCGAGGACTTGACCACAAAGCATAAGCTTGGTTTCTGCAGCGCTCTGTCCCTTCGCCGGGTCCGGAGCAGCGCGAAACCAAGGTTCTTGCCCGCGTCCACTATGCAATTCTGAAACAGCAAGCACCGTGTGTGTTTGACAGTTTCATAGAGTTACGGCGGTTATGGCGAAGGGGAAACACCCGGTTACATTCCGAACCCGGAAGTTAAGCTCTTCAGCGCCGATGGTACTGCACCGGGGACGGTGTGGGAGAGTAGGTCGCCGCCGGACAATCTTTTGGAAAAGGCCATCCTTCGGGGTGGCCTTTTCTGCTTTTCTGGACCCTTTTCGGCCGGCTCCGACCCGCTGTGTCGGCGGAAGATCACCTGGCAGCTCAACAAGGGCGAGTCCCTGATTGATCCCGGCGCCCCCGGGGTCACTCAACCGTGATGACGAGCTTTCCGGGCGCGTTGCCTGCCGCCAGGTCACCCACCGCGGTGGAGGCCTCCGCCAGGGAGTACGTGCGCCCGACGGCCGGTCGCACGGCCCCGGCCTCGATGAGGTCGCGCAGCGCGTCCAGGTCGGCGGTACGGGTCAGCGCGATCAGCGCACCCAGGCGCTGGCGCGTGAACAGGGTGATCAGCCGGACGGCCAGCGGCCGGCCGAGCCCGCCGAACCACCGACCGCCGCCCTCGCCGCCGACGATGACGAGCCGGCCGCGCTCGGTGAGCAGCCCGCGCAGCAGGGCCAGCGGCCGGATGCCCGCGATGTCGATGATCAGATCGTACGTCCCGGTGAGCGGCTCGCACGTGTAGTCGATGACGGCCTGGGCGCCCAGTGACCGGACGAGGTCGGCCTTGGCTGTGCTGCACACGGCGGTGACATGGGCGCCGCCGGCGACCGCAAGTTGCGTCGCGAAGCTGCCCACTCCGCCGCCGGCGCCGATGACCAGCACCTTCTCGTCGGCGGTGACCTGGCCGACGGCCCGCAACGCGGTCACCCCTGACACGGGTACGGCCGCCGCTTCGGTGAAGTTCAATTTGGCGGGCTTGCGGGCGAGCTTGCCCGGGCGGGCGAGCGCGAACTGCGCGTACGCGCCGGTCGCCGCGCCGTACACCTCGTCGCCGGGGCGAAACGCAGTCACGTTGGCACCGACGGACTCCACGACGCCGGCCACGTCCATGCCCGGCACGCGGTTGCGGGGCCGGCGCAGACCGAAGCCAAGGCGGCCGATGAGCGGCAGCCCGGTCATGACGTGCCACACGCCGTAGTCGACGCCGGCCGCGTGCACCCGGATCAGCACATCGCCGGCACCGGGCGTCGGGATCGGGACCTCGCCGAGGCTCAGCACGTGCGGCGGGCCGTACTCGTCCTGGACGATCGCCCTCATGAGGGGTCTCCTTCGGTGTCGGGGTACTGGAAGACGTCGTCGAGTCCGACCCGGAACACCCGGGCGATGCGGAACGCCATCTCCAGAGAGGGGGAGTAGCGACCCTGTTCGATCGCGATGATGGTCTGGCGAGTGACGCCGACCCGGTCGGCCAGCTCGGCCTGGGTCATCTCGTCGTGCGCGAACCGCAGGGCCCGGATCGCGTTGGTGACCCGCGTCGGCTTCACCACGTCTGGAAGCCGCCCTTGCGGTACGCCATGATCTTGGCAAACGAGCTGAGCACCGCGGACAGCACGAACGCCAGGTAGACGGCGTTGGCGATCCAGAAGTGGCGCAGCTCGGCGATGGCCATGACCAGTGCGGCGAGTGCGCCGATGACGACGATCGACTGCCCGATGCGCTCACTGACCTGGTTGATCTCACGGTCGCGCTCGTCAGTGCGGTCGGCGCCGTGGCCGCCCGCGATAGCCATTGCGATGTGGGCCACGATCGCGGCGACGATGGCGCCACCGATGGTCCACAGCAGGGCTCCCGCGTAGGCGACGTCGGCGAGCGGGCCGTCGCCGACCAGGCCCAGGATGGTCGCCACGTAGATCGTGTACGCGCCGACGGAGACCACGATCATCACCCAGGCACGCTTTTCCTCGAAGGCCATGCCCGCTCCTCATGTAAAACAAAGCTGACATCAACCAATGTAAAGCGCCCTGGACACCATGTCAAAGTTTATTTACATGCACGGTCGGCGACGCCATGGCGCCCGGCGCGGTGTTGCTGCAAAACGTCTGCAGTCGGCCGGACGGCGCAGGTCGCACCGGCCCGCCCTCAGCTGCACACCGTGCTCCGCCACCGGGCAGGCGGCGAGTCCGTCGGACAGATCCGCCCCGACCTGATCATCCCCATCGGCAGGCGCAAAGGGCAGAATCCCGGCCTGTTCGGCGTCTACCGGGCGCTCGTCGAGTACGAGAAGGCCCAG comes from Streptosporangium roseum DSM 43021 and encodes:
- a CDS encoding serine/threonine-protein kinase, encoding MAEAGAVTVPGYEVSGVLGQGGFGIVYRARQLAVEREVALKVDNRVLVSERDRRRFMREVTSAGALSGHPHVAHVYDAGVLPDGRPYMVLELCPGGSLLDRMRAEGRLAPAEVADIGARIADALSAAHAAGVLHRDIKPANILINRYGNVVLSDFGLATMPSAGGEVSVTRESLTPAYAPPEAFELTEPTTAGDVYSLAATLYALLSGRPPRFPESGVANIAVIMALHRLPVPEIPDVPAEFTEVLRQAMASDPARRTPSVAALRDALTDLRLDRAAQASRPAAPRPVPSVPSVPAAPPAAPLTGPPSPYGMPPARSAGAVGAAGRDPVRAHLTSPGARDLATTGARAAGAPSPGTSNSRVFVAVAVAFTILLLAGAGVMFLENRDREPPAGQRQDTAGEIGKPGTGTEAGKVDTVTAACPAAGVPGAQAACVKEAECWGGLVVISGDATAKRIGCEESHSWETFAIAPLPVDSLTHDYAALEKHPVVKKVCASQVLLASRYGDARAIGSGRWHSTVLPPSKEQFELGVRTYRCLGGVLGSEKPGTVFRP
- a CDS encoding glycosyltransferase family 4 protein; the encoded protein is MLQHAYGMGGTIRTVLNLAAYLARERDVEIVSVVRTAEEPFFPMPPGVRVSFLDDRTRPRGRLARMLSRFPSLLVPEQENVYHALTLWTDLRLVAFLRSMRTGVVISTRPGFNLVTALFAPPGVLTVGQEHVALDVHSPEIRRLIKRRYGRLDAFVTLTDADLRQYARTLRADPPGRLLRIPNALPHLAGDISPLEEKVVIAIGRLVHAKGFDRLVRAWAHVAAAHPDWVLRIYGGGTAKAETKLRTRIEDAGLADRVFLMGSSPEIGVELAKSSIYVVSSRYEGFGMTILEAMSKGVPVVSFDCPHGPREIITDEHDGLLVRTKKAQDLAEAVCRLIEDRRLRGTLGGNAVRTAARYDLDAVGARWDALLADLAGDASPPA
- a CDS encoding TetR/AcrR family transcriptional regulator, with the protein product MSGRDPDRRRALLDAADRVIRREGPEASMASIAAEAGITKPILYRHFGDKSGLYQALANRHVRTVVSLLRPEFDRDRTDLRSRARSTITAYLDMIAANLNLYRFLFHRAGAEDSRTHSQMTAIVRSLGEELGAVIAAESAVPDPVRAQVLGHAFVGMVQATGDWWLEHPEVDRAEVVEGLVSVVVATMSATLPR
- a CDS encoding NAD(P)-dependent alcohol dehydrogenase; amino-acid sequence: MRAIVQDEYGPPHVLSLGEVPIPTPGAGDVLIRVHAAGVDYGVWHVMTGLPLIGRLGFGLRRPRNRVPGMDVAGVVESVGANVTAFRPGDEVYGAATGAYAQFALARPGKLARKPAKLNFTEAAAVPVSGVTALRAVGQVTADEKVLVIGAGGGVGSFATQLAVAGGAHVTAVCSTAKADLVRSLGAQAVIDYTCEPLTGTYDLIIDIAGIRPLALLRGLLTERGRLVIVGGEGGGRWFGGLGRPLAVRLITLFTRQRLGALIALTRTADLDALRDLIEAGAVRPAVGRTYSLAEASTAVGDLAAGNAPGKLVITVE
- a CDS encoding helix-turn-helix transcriptional regulator, with the protein product MVKPTRVTNAIRALRFAHDEMTQAELADRVGVTRQTIIAIEQGRYSPSLEMAFRIARVFRVGLDDVFQYPDTEGDPS